The Angustibacter sp. Root456 genome includes the window GCGCCCGTGATGACGGCGACCTGCTGGCCGCTGGTGCTGCCTGGCATGTGATGCACCCTTCGTGGGGGTCGTGGCGGAGGGGGCGCGGCAGGCGCGCCCCCTCCGCTCGACGGCGGTGAGCGACCGGACTCAGTGCTCGAGCTGCGGCACCGACTTGGCGAACAGCATCAGGACGCCGGACAGGAAGGTGCCGAGCGCCCCGACCCAGAGCGCGGCCGGGCCCGTGCCCCACGCCGCCGCAACGGCCGTGAAGAGAAAACCACCCAGGATCGTGCCGGGCTGGCTCATGGCGCCGATGATCACGGTGCCGGTACCGCGGCAGTCGGTCGGGTAGCACTCACCCATGTAGAACATGATCGCGGCGTACGGGCCGACCAGGAAGAACAGCCCGATGGCGTAGGTGGCGACGATGAGCGCCGCGGTGTCGACGACCGGCGAGAGCATGGCCGCGAAGGCCACTCCCGAGATCATCCAGCCGATGACGATGGTCTTCTTGCGGCCGATGCGGTCGCCGAGCCAGCCGTGGAAGACGTAGCCGAAGTACGCGCCCAGGTTGATGACGATCAGCATCCAGAACGCCGTGCTGAGCTCGACGCCCTTGGCGTTGGCCAGCACCGAGCTGCCCAGGACGCTGAAGATGTTGATACCGAAGAAGTTGATGATCCACGCCAGCGACAGCACGATCGTGTTGCGGCGCAGCTCGGGCTGCATGATGCGCGCGATCGGCGCGCTCTCGGTGTGCTCGACACCGTACTCCGCGGCCAGGCGCTCGGCCTCGGCGGACTTGCCCTCCTTCTTCAGCCGCGTCAGGCGCTGGTGCAGCTCGAACTGCGGCGTCTCACGCAGCTTCTTGCTGATCACGATGATGAGCACCACCGCTGGCAGCGTCGCGACGAGGTACATCGCGCGCCAGCCCAGGCGGTCGAGCAGCACGAGTGCGAGGGCGCTCGACAGCAGGAAGCCCAGCGGCCAGCCGCCCTGCACGATGCCGTACCAGAAGCCGCGACGCTCGCGCTTCTTCTCGTCCTCGGTGATCGCGAAGACCTCGTTGAGGTAGGTCGCGTTCACCGACTGCTCGGAGAACCCGAGGCCGCCGAGCGAGCGGACGGCGACGATCGCGGTGTTGCTGACGGCACCGAGCCGCGCGGGGATGATCGCGGTCAGCACCGACGCGACCGCAGTGCCGCCGATCGTCAGCATCATGCCGCGGCGGCGGCCGAGCCGGTCGATCACCGGGCCGACGCCGAACGCGACGATCGCCGTGCCGACGGCGATGAGGGTGTTGACCAGGTAGGCGGTCGACTCCGACCAGCCGAAGTCGTCCTGCATCGCCGGCAGCAGTGTGCCGAACAGGCCGTAGTCGAAGACGGCCACGGTCCAGGCGAGCAGCGCCAGCACCATGGCGGTGTTGGTCTGCTTGCGCGTGAAGTGGGGGAAGCGCGCCCGCTGGCGGGCGGACTCCTCCCCCTCGAGAGGCGTGGCGAGGTCACTCATGCGCTGTCTCCGTTGCGGGGGTGGCGGGCGGCGAAGTCGTCCGCGATCTGGTCGAAGGTGGCCCACCGGACACCCTCGTGCTGGTTGATGTGCTCGATCAGGCGCTCGAGCATCAGGAGAACCTGCGGACGCCCCGAGACGTCCGGGTGGATCGTGAAGGTGACGACGCCGTAGTCCATCTCGCGGTAGACCCAGTCGAACTGGTCGCGCCACATCTCCTCGAGCTGGCGAGGGTTG containing:
- a CDS encoding MFS transporter — its product is MSDLATPLEGEESARQRARFPHFTRKQTNTAMVLALLAWTVAVFDYGLFGTLLPAMQDDFGWSESTAYLVNTLIAVGTAIVAFGVGPVIDRLGRRRGMMLTIGGTAVASVLTAIIPARLGAVSNTAIVAVRSLGGLGFSEQSVNATYLNEVFAITEDEKKRERRGFWYGIVQGGWPLGFLLSSALALVLLDRLGWRAMYLVATLPAVVLIIVISKKLRETPQFELHQRLTRLKKEGKSAEAERLAAEYGVEHTESAPIARIMQPELRRNTIVLSLAWIINFFGINIFSVLGSSVLANAKGVELSTAFWMLIVINLGAYFGYVFHGWLGDRIGRKKTIVIGWMISGVAFAAMLSPVVDTAALIVATYAIGLFFLVGPYAAIMFYMGECYPTDCRGTGTVIIGAMSQPGTILGGFLFTAVAAAWGTGPAALWVGALGTFLSGVLMLFAKSVPQLEH